The DNA window CGACGCGAATTCCGAGTTGCATCTCACCCAGCTCGCCTCCCACAGCTACGAGTGCGCCCTGGCCGGAGAAGCGGTGCGGGCCGGGCGGTACAATCATCGGGCGGCCCAAAGGGCCGAGAAACTTCTTGCCTTCGACGAGGCGGCCCTGTTCTACGACCGCACGATCGAAGCGCACCGCTTGCATGCACCCAAAGAGCGGCGCGAGTTCGGCGGCCTGTTGCTGCAGGCCGGCTCGGCCCATGGGTGGGCCGGCGGCTGGGAACGCTCGCGCGAGATCTTCGAGGAAGCTCTCGCCATCGGCCGAGACTTGCAGGACGACACGATTTTCTGCTGGGCCACTCTGGGGACGCTCGGGCCGTGGCATATCGCCGGTCCGGTCAACGAACGGACCGTCGAGCGGCTCGAAGAGGCACTGGCCAGGACACCGCTGCAGGAGTCTCTGCTGCGTATGCATCTCGTGAGCCGTCTCGCGGGCGAGCTGCGCTTCTGTGGGCGCGCAGCTCGCGGAGAAGAATTGACCCGCGACATGCTGGCCCGGGCACGGCAAAGTGGCGATCGCGACCTTCTCGCCCATTGCTGTTCCCTGGCCCGCTTCGGAATCTGGGGACCGAAGAACCTCGAAGAGCGCCTCGCCGTCGCGACGGAAGGATTGGAGTTGTGCCACTCGGTTCCATCTCGCTTTCTGGAGTTCGCCTCGCGCCTGTGGAAGGCGATCGACCTCCTAGAGTCCGCGCGCTGCCGAGAGGCTTGGGCGGAGATCGATTGCCTTCAATCGATCGCGCAAGAGTCGCGCACACCGGCGTTGGTGTGGCAGAGCCGGATCTTCTCTGCCACGAAAGCCCTCCTTCGGGGAGACTTCGCGGCCGCCGAGCAGATCGCCAACGACGCTCTATCCGTTGGAATGCGCGCGAACCTCAGCGATGCGCCGATCCTCCACGGGGTCTTCCGATTTCAGTTCTGCTGGCTTCGTGGAACCCTCGACGAGCTCGAGACCGCGATCACCATGCTCGTAAACCTGGATCCCGGCCATTCCGCCTGGCGAGCCGGAATGGCGATGATGTACCTCGAAACCGACAGACGAGGGCAGGCTCGCGAGCAACTCGCCCTCTTCATGTCCGATGGCCTCGATACAATCGAGGACACTCCTGCCTACCTCGGAGCGTTGACCCTCGCGGGCGAGGTTTCCGTCGGACTTCGGGACGCTGAGGTCGCCCGCACGCTTTATGATGAGCTCGTACCCTATGCCGGTCGTCTCGTGGTGCTCGGAAACGCCACGGCTTGCCACGGTGCGGTCGACTCCCTCCTGGGTGCGCTCGCGGACGTCGCCGGGCGCGACGACGATGCCGAAGGCCACTTTGCGTCTGGCCTCGAACTGGAATCCAGACTGGATGCGGCTCCCCTGACGACGAAGACGAGGCTCGCATGGGGGCTTTGGCTTGCGAAAGAAGACCCGGCGCAGGCGCGGGAGCTGTTGGCGCGATCCGCACGAGACGCGGAGGCGTTGGGCATGGTTCGCATCCGAGACGCCGCACGTGCCGCCCTCGACCGTTTGCGTGCGGCTCACGAAACCGGCGAATCGGCCCCCGGAAACACCTCGGCCCCGAAGACGCTCGAGGCAAGGGCAACGATCCGGCGCACGGGAGACTACTGGACGATCCGCACGAATGCGGACGAGATCCAAATCAAGGACAGCAAAGGCCTCGCCTATCTGACTCATCTTCTGAGGCACCCGCAACGGGAGTTCCCGTCGATCGAACTCCTTGAACTGACCGACCCCACGCAGCGGACGCAGAGCTCGGTTCCGGACCGACGGCGCCCCATCGACGACGCTCTTTCGGGCATCGATACAACCGCGATCGACAGCTATCGCAACCGGTTGCGCGCGCTGCGCGCCGAGCGCGATGAAGCCGAAGAGAACAACGACATCGGCCGGGAAGCCGCCCTGCAGAGCGAGATCGAGTTTCTTGCCCAGGAGCTGGCTCAGGCTCTGGGCCCCGGTGGCCGACCGCGACGCGCGGGCTCCGACGTCGAACGAGCTCGTCTCAACGTCACCCGGGCGATCAAGCGGGCGATCGAACGAATCCAAGAAGGGCACCCGGCTCTCGGTCGGTCGCTGAGCGCGACGATCCGGACGGGCAACCTGTGCTCGTACGAGCCGGATCCGGACCGGCCTCTCACCTGGGACGCTTGACCCGGCCGCTCCGACTTCGCCGCCCGGGCGCCGCGACTTCGCCAAGTCGTGAGAATCGGCCATGGAACCTCGTTCCGGCCGATTGAGCGCACTCCTTTCGAGACTTTCATTCGCTTGCGCCCGTTGGTCACTCAGCCGGCAGAGCCAGAAGCCGCCAAAAGGCGGCCACCATGAACCGCTCGACGATTTTGACCCTCCTCCTCCTGCATGCATTCGCAACGCCGGCAACGGCCAAGATCCTCGGTCTGTACGTCGTCAAAGACGTCGGGATCAGTGGGCCTGATTTATAAGAGACACTTCCGGCACGTTTGCCCGCCTAGGCCGCACGTAGATTCTGCCGCTCACGACGAGCCATCGTCTTCTTCTTGATCTGTTCGCGGCGCGTCAGGATCGCGGTGCGCCGCCCATGATATGCATCGGCTGGAGTCACGTTGTCCAGTGACTCGTGGTAGCGCCGGTGGTTGTAGTGCTCGACGAAGCGACCGATCGAGCGCTCGATCTTTCCCTGCGTTTGCGGATGGTACGGCGC is part of the Candidatus Binatia bacterium genome and encodes:
- a CDS encoding AAA family ATPase, whose amino-acid sequence is MPRKLAGKDRTSKPGVFVGRKALLDRFDANLRQVRSGQGRFISVIGAPGIGKATLVQNVCARAREQGLRVAQSRCQERTAAHPFWAWTQILRDLPDTQYATRIEAFGAARSGHASERSDAPFALAHANDEARLELFDEISGFIQRTALQQPLVCVFENVQWADKASALLLGFAARELARVPLLLLSTHDSADADADAADRSLDSIRSWSHEHTREEIHLEGLDPTEARTFVGHVAGRIIPESEMAPLVANAGGNPLFLREAARDHLDGDRGTEGTTAHDPPRGETRHAGSPEDYHSLVLQRVARLEAATRHLLKAAAIVGERFEVSMVSKMLGQNTETLLEHAAVIAALDEACVADLTQPVPGKLTHYQFTHSLIRKALCRAMQPSERRELHRRAVLALESETDANSELHLTQLASHSYECALAGEAVRAGRYNHRAAQRAEKLLAFDEAALFYDRTIEAHRLHAPKERREFGGLLLQAGSAHGWAGGWERSREIFEEALAIGRDLQDDTIFCWATLGTLGPWHIAGPVNERTVERLEEALARTPLQESLLRMHLVSRLAGELRFCGRAARGEELTRDMLARARQSGDRDLLAHCCSLARFGIWGPKNLEERLAVATEGLELCHSVPSRFLEFASRLWKAIDLLESARCREAWAEIDCLQSIAQESRTPALVWQSRIFSATKALLRGDFAAAEQIANDALSVGMRANLSDAPILHGVFRFQFCWLRGTLDELETAITMLVNLDPGHSAWRAGMAMMYLETDRRGQAREQLALFMSDGLDTIEDTPAYLGALTLAGEVSVGLRDAEVARTLYDELVPYAGRLVVLGNATACHGAVDSLLGALADVAGRDDDAEGHFASGLELESRLDAAPLTTKTRLAWGLWLAKEDPAQARELLARSARDAEALGMVRIRDAARAALDRLRAAHETGESAPGNTSAPKTLEARATIRRTGDYWTIRTNADEIQIKDSKGLAYLTHLLRHPQREFPSIELLELTDPTQRTQSSVPDRRRPIDDALSGIDTTAIDSYRNRLRALRAERDEAEENNDIGREAALQSEIEFLAQELAQALGPGGRPRRAGSDVERARLNVTRAIKRAIERIQEGHPALGRSLSATIRTGNLCSYEPDPDRPLTWDA
- a CDS encoding IS3 family transposase, encoding APYHPQTQGKIERSIGRFVEHYNHRRYHESLDNVTPADAYHGRRTAILTRREQIKKKTMARRERQNLRAA